From a single Brassica oleracea var. oleracea cultivar TO1000 chromosome C5, BOL, whole genome shotgun sequence genomic region:
- the LOC106292837 gene encoding reticulon-like protein B8, translating into MPEKNIVEEAIGDLVDNFTEAVQKNKHDTVASRFNRLFGREKPIHHVLGGGRSADVLLWRNKKISASFLMGATAIWVLFEWINLHFLSLVCYGLLLGMIAQFVWCNASGFLNRSQSRVPRLVLPKDFFADVGVTIGTEVNRGLLFLQDLSCRGNLKQFLMAVFGLWVAAIIGSCCNFLTVLYIGFVGAHTMPLLYERYEDEVDGFVDSLLMKFHSHYKKIDSGFLSRIPSGKFGFKKHD; encoded by the exons ATGCCTGAGAAGAACATCGTAGAGGAGGCCATCGGCGACTTGGTGGATAACTTCACGGAAGCAGTTCAGAAGAACAAACACGACACCGTCGCTTCTCGTTTCAACCGTTTGTTCGGTCGCGAGAAGCCAATTCACCACGTCTTGGGCGGTGGCAGAT CTGCTGATGTGTTGTTGTGGAGGAACAAGAAGATCTCTGCAAGTTTTCTAATGGGAGCTACTGCAATCTGGGTGCTTTTCGAGTGGATCAACTTACATTTCTTGTCTCTCGTTTGTTACGGTCTCTTGCTTGGTATGATCGCCCAATTCGTTTGGTGTAATGCCTCAGGGTTCCTAAACCG CTCACAGTCTAGAGTGCCTCGCCTTGTTCTCCCAAAAGACTTCTTTGCTGATGTGGGTGTGACCATTGGCACAGAGGTTAACCGCGGTTTGTTGTTTCTTCAGGACTTGTCTTGTAGAGGGAACTTGAAACAGTTCCTCATG GCTGTGTTTGGACTATGGGTAGCCGCAATAATTGGGAGCTGTTGCAACTTCCTAACTGTTTTGTACATTG GGTTTGTGGGAGCTCACACAATGCCTTTATTGTATGAGAGATATGAAGACGAAGTGGATGGTTTTGTGGATTCTCTGCTGATGAAGTTTCATAGTCACTACAAGAAGATTGATTCTGGTTTCCTCAGTCGAATCCCTAGTGGAAAGTTTGGGTTCAAGAAGCATGACTAG